GCCTGGCGCCCTCCGCCGAGGCGCGGACCCTTCGCCTGGTGTTCGTCGAGGGGCTCGCCCTCCTGCGCCTCGCCACCGCGCGGGGCATCCCGACCCGGAGCGAGTACCGGCTGATGCCCGCGCTCGCGCGCGTGGGCGGCTGAGCCATGCGCCCCCCGCTCACAGCTCCGACGAGGCGCCTGCGCCCTCCTCGTCGCCGTGCAGGAGCCAGTACCGCGCGGCGGACTCCTGCCAGAAGCGACGAAGAATCTTGTCCGTCCCGCTCTCGTGCGCGATGCGGTTGAGCTGGAGCGCCACAATCTGGCTCTCCACCAGCTCCGCCACCCGCTTCACCCCGGAGCGGATTCCGTACTCCTGCACGCGGCGAATCATGTCCGCCGCCTCCGGCGACGCGGGCTTGAACGTGCGCACGTCCGCCTTGATCTTGATTTCACGCCCCATGAGCGAGTCGGTCGCCACCTTCAGCTCCAGGACGAACCGCTGCATCTCATCCACCCGCACGTACCCATCGAGAACGAAGTCCACGATGGCGTGCTGCCCGTCCACTTCGACCTGAAACATCGCGGCTCTCCTTTCAGTCTGGATTTTACGGTTTTGCAGGCATAACCGACTCAGGATAAAGGATGAGGTCGTCCCCGGATAGGCGGCCGAGGGGAGGTGCGAGCGTTCACGAATCCACGGCGAGCCGCTCCATGAGCAATGTCAGACATCGCGCCGCCGTGGCGCGTCGCACCGCGCGGCGGTCTCCCGGGAACATGTGGCGCTCCACCTCGGGCTCGGCGCCCCGGCGCGCGAGGGCCAGGTAGACGAGCCCCACCGGCTTGGCCTCCGTTCCCCCCGTGGGCCCGGCGATGCCCGTCTCCGCGAGCGCCCAGTCCGCGCGCGAGCGCTCCAGCACGCCCAGCACCATGCCGCGCGCGGCCTCCGCGCTCACCGAGCCATGGGCCTGGAGCAACGCCAGGGACATCCCGAGCTGCTCCACCTTCGACTCGTGCGAGTAGGGCACGAAGCCGCGCTCCAGCACGGCGGAGGCGCCGGGCACGTCCG
The genomic region above belongs to Myxococcaceae bacterium JPH2 and contains:
- a CDS encoding CinA family protein, with protein sequence MTDETGLDALARRVVARCRDVGARLALAEACTGGLIAAHLTDVPGASAVLERGFVPYSHESKVEQLGMSLALLQAHGSVSAEAARGMVLGVLERSRADWALAETGIAGPTGGTEAKPVGLVYLALARRGAEPEVERHMFPGDRRAVRRATAARCLTLLMERLAVDS